In Neofelis nebulosa isolate mNeoNeb1 chromosome 10, mNeoNeb1.pri, whole genome shotgun sequence, one DNA window encodes the following:
- the LOC131487363 gene encoding olfactory receptor 52L1, whose amino-acid sequence MIFVSFLSSFSKPLTMALSNSSWRLLQPSFFLMGIPGLEESQHWIAMPLSVLYLFAVMGNVTIIFIIWTDPSLHQPMYLFLAMLSGIDLVLASSTAPKTLAVLLVHAHEIGYTVCLTQMFFIHAFSSMESGVLVAMALDRYVAICRPLHHSTILHPGIIGRIGMAVLVRGLLLLLPFPILLRRLIFCQATVIGHAYCEHMAVVKLACSETTVNRAYGLAVALLVVGLDVVAIGISYAFILQTVLKVPGGEARLKAFSTCGSHICVILIFYVPGIFSFLTHRFGHHVPHHVHVLLATLYLLVPPALNPLVYGVKTQQIRQRVLRVFSLKGWI is encoded by the coding sequence atgatttttgtttcttttctctcttccttctctaagCCATTGACGATGGCCCTTAGTAATTCCAGCTGGAGGCTACTGCAGCCTTCTTTTTTCCTGATGGGCATCCCCGGTTTAGAGGAAAGCCAGCACTGGATAGCAATGCCGCTGAGTGTCCTTTATCTCTTTGCTGTAATGGGCAATGTCACCATCATCTTTATCATCTGGACTGACCCATCCTTGCACCAGCCTATGTACCTCTTTCTGGCCATGCTCTCTGGCATTGACCTGGTGCTGGCGTCCTCCACTGCACCCAAAACCCTTGCAGTGCTCCTGGTTCATGCCCATGAGATTGGGTACACTGTCTGCCTGACCCAAATGTTCTTCATCCATGCGTTCTCTTCCATGGAGTCAGGTGTACTTGTGGCCATGGCTCTGGATCGCTATGTAGCCATTTGTCGCCCTCTGCACCATTCCACCATCTTGCATCCAGGGATCATAGGGCGCATTGGAATGGCAGTGCTGGTACGGGGgttactcctcctcctccccttccctatCCTGTTGCGGAGACTTATCTTCTGCCAGGCCACCGTCATAGGCCATGCCTATTGTGAACATATGGCTGTGGTGAAACTTGCCTGCTCAGAAACCACAGTGAACCGAGCTTATGGGTTGGCAGTGGCCCTGCTTGTGGTTGGGCTAGATGTCGTGGCCATCGGTATTTCCTATGCCTTCATCCTCCAGACAGTGCTGAAAGTACCAGGGGGTGAGGCCCGACTTAAGGCCTTTAGCACATGTGGGTCTCACATTTGTGTCATCCTGATCTTCTATGTTCCTGGAATATTCTCCTTCCTCACTCACCGCTTTGGCCACCATGTACCCCATCATGTCCATGTTCTTCTGGCCACACTCTACCTCCTCGTGCCACCTGCACTCAATCCTCTTGTCTATGGGGTGAAGACTCAGCAGATCCGCCAGCGAGTACTCAGGGTATTCTCCCTAAAAGGATGGATCTGA